A genomic segment from Desulfurobacterium pacificum encodes:
- a CDS encoding nucleotidyltransferase domain-containing protein produces the protein MRLGKEIAEFLKEEIKRFLPDAEVYLFGSRVDDKKKGGDIDILVVGNRRLSLMEKVKIRTAFYKQFGEQKLDIVSFTREENPPFKTLALKEGVKL, from the coding sequence ATGCGGTTAGGAAAAGAGATTGCCGAATTTTTGAAGGAAGAAATTAAGAGATTCCTTCCTGATGCAGAAGTTTATCTTTTCGGTTCAAGAGTGGATGATAAAAAGAAGGGTGGTGATATAGATATTTTAGTTGTTGGTAACAGGAGACTTTCTTTGATGGAAAAGGTTAAAATCAGGACTGCGTTTTACAAACAATTTGGTGAACAAAAATTAGATATAGTTTCCTTTACCAGAGAAGAAAATCCCCCCTTCAAAACCCTCGCCCTCAAAGAAGGGGTGAAACTGTGA
- a CDS encoding prepilin-type N-terminal cleavage/methylation domain-containing protein, translating to MRKAFTLVELLIVIAIIAILAAIAIPQYTKYVKKAAAANAQSALSACLSEAMAEFADNGSLNYTCNLQDSTPSSITIKLNTDGNLSGFITSNGTNSTESTSVDITIKGHTVTCTANTNTNTITCSE from the coding sequence ATGAGAAAGGCGTTTACACTTGTAGAACTATTAATCGTAATTGCAATCATCGCGATTCTGGCAGCGATTGCTATCCCACAGTATACAAAGTATGTTAAAAAAGCAGCAGCAGCAAATGCACAATCTGCATTATCAGCTTGTCTCTCTGAAGCAATGGCGGAATTTGCCGACAATGGAAGCTTAAATTATACCTGCAACTTGCAAGATTCAACTCCTTCAAGCATAACGATAAAACTTAATACAGATGGAAATCTATCAGGTTTTATTACTTCAAACGGAACAAATAGCACCGAATCAACTTCTGTTGATATCACAATTAAAGGGCATACTGTAACTTGCACAGCAAACACAAATACAAACACAATTACATGTAGTGAATAA
- a CDS encoding type IV pilin protein, with translation MKVKAFSLIELLITITILSILTAIAIPSYMKYRQKAIVSRIQGDLVACAGELMAEYANNGTTTKTCKVYKSSDNCTLVIDKLNDKIKIENSYCDFNINSKVVRCEIHTNYGNVNGYIDCYYKE, from the coding sequence TTGAAAGTAAAGGCTTTCTCTTTGATAGAACTTCTCATTACCATAACTATTCTTTCCATTCTCACTGCGATAGCCATACCTTCCTATATGAAATACAGACAAAAAGCTATAGTTTCCAGAATTCAAGGTGACTTAGTAGCATGCGCTGGAGAATTAATGGCAGAATACGCAAACAACGGAACAACAACAAAAACATGTAAAGTTTATAAAAGTAGCGATAATTGTACCTTAGTAATAGATAAATTAAACGATAAAATTAAAATAGAGAATTCTTACTGTGATTTCAATATAAATAGTAAAGTTGTCCGCTGTGAAATCCACACAAATTACGGAAACGTCAACGGTTATATAGACTGCTATTACAAAGAATAA
- a CDS encoding LPS-assembly protein LptD, producing the protein MRRELSIILLIFCFYLASANAQEVPVRLSAEKLCGNINKKVEAHGKVVVRFKDVVVKGDNASYDRVSGILRVWGNVEVVEGDVDLKCKSLIYDLKSKRAVLERVSGKLSPTDYIRADRIERLSEKEWIAYDGEYTPCTGQVCPDWSIGAKKFRVLLGESFAGRWVTFRIKEIPVLVTPVLTGPVVRGRKSGFLTPRIGYVSEGGFYYRQPFYLVLGRSADLTLAYEKRFKGGNGKSAEFRYVLSPYSSGDIWVNKLDLPSEKSWKFTFNHSYRPSDYVYGTAHAEMVNSRSYYKATTTFDVEEKTQVYTKSDANLSKLWEHAVINANLVYLDYLDGSTDRVYQKLPDLQFYLMDVPVSRFPFTFNFSGDATYFYRKAGGSSYRVSLEPGLRYVKAFRKFKSSTQVSYLVSDYEIGGTSRIFKFENLNSFNVAEKVGRVGDFSVTPKFGFRVVDVMGLGNNVIFDLNDKVESRREAFWGAETYLYASGRQLGRLNVSGGYDFKGEDNWKDWRVQLSLTPVSNLTLQQDLKLSSDDGSLKIANTYLGFPLEVDGYGLEGGRGWVDFYYQKEEPQVKYVRWGTNIPIGKYVSFSFQQRYDVKYSMDRERDYAININRGCWNGRISYRWVKNYDGSIDYQVMFVVNLLKLGSYGYRFAGRKED; encoded by the coding sequence TTGAGAAGGGAATTATCGATTATTCTCTTGATTTTTTGTTTTTATTTGGCGTCGGCGAATGCTCAGGAAGTTCCTGTAAGGCTTTCTGCTGAAAAGCTCTGCGGAAATATTAATAAGAAAGTGGAAGCACACGGAAAGGTTGTTGTAAGGTTTAAGGATGTTGTGGTTAAAGGTGATAATGCAAGTTACGATAGAGTAAGCGGGATTTTGAGGGTATGGGGTAACGTAGAAGTTGTGGAGGGAGATGTTGATTTAAAGTGTAAGTCGCTGATTTACGATTTGAAGAGTAAAAGGGCGGTTCTTGAAAGGGTTAGTGGGAAACTTTCTCCAACAGATTATATAAGGGCGGATAGGATAGAAAGGTTATCTGAGAAAGAGTGGATTGCTTATGATGGAGAGTATACGCCTTGCACGGGGCAGGTTTGTCCTGATTGGTCTATTGGAGCAAAGAAGTTTAGAGTTCTATTGGGAGAGAGTTTTGCAGGTAGGTGGGTTACTTTCAGGATAAAAGAGATTCCTGTTTTGGTCACGCCTGTTTTGACCGGTCCTGTTGTGAGAGGGAGAAAGAGCGGATTTTTGACGCCAAGGATAGGGTATGTGAGTGAGGGGGGATTTTATTACAGGCAGCCATTTTATTTAGTGTTAGGAAGAAGCGCTGATTTGACACTTGCTTATGAAAAGCGTTTTAAAGGTGGAAATGGGAAATCAGCAGAGTTTAGATACGTTCTTTCTCCTTATTCCAGCGGTGATATTTGGGTGAATAAATTGGATTTGCCTTCGGAAAAGAGCTGGAAATTTACTTTTAACCATTCTTATAGACCTTCCGATTACGTTTACGGGACTGCTCACGCTGAAATGGTAAATAGTAGAAGTTATTATAAAGCCACTACTACCTTTGACGTAGAGGAAAAGACGCAGGTTTATACGAAATCTGACGCCAACCTTTCGAAGTTGTGGGAGCACGCTGTAATTAATGCTAACCTTGTTTACCTTGATTATCTTGATGGTTCTACCGATAGGGTTTATCAGAAGTTGCCGGATTTGCAGTTTTATCTTATGGATGTTCCTGTTTCCCGATTTCCGTTTACGTTTAACTTTAGCGGAGATGCTACTTACTTTTACAGGAAAGCTGGGGGGAGCAGTTATAGAGTTAGTCTTGAACCTGGCTTGAGGTACGTTAAGGCGTTTAGAAAGTTTAAGAGTTCTACGCAGGTTAGTTATTTGGTTAGTGATTATGAGATTGGCGGGACAAGTAGGATTTTTAAGTTTGAGAATTTGAATAGTTTTAACGTTGCTGAGAAGGTGGGAAGGGTGGGGGATTTTTCGGTTACTCCTAAGTTTGGTTTTAGGGTTGTTGATGTTATGGGTTTGGGGAATAACGTGATTTTCGACCTGAACGATAAGGTTGAAAGTAGGAGAGAAGCGTTTTGGGGTGCGGAAACTTACCTTTACGCTTCTGGAAGGCAACTTGGAAGGTTAAATGTTAGCGGTGGGTATGATTTTAAAGGTGAAGATAACTGGAAAGACTGGAGAGTTCAGTTGAGCCTTACTCCTGTTTCTAATTTGACGCTTCAGCAGGATTTGAAGCTTTCTTCCGATGATGGGAGTTTAAAGATTGCAAATACTTATTTGGGATTTCCTTTGGAAGTAGATGGATATGGTTTGGAAGGGGGAAGAGGTTGGGTGGATTTTTATTATCAAAAAGAAGAGCCACAGGTTAAGTATGTAAGGTGGGGGACGAATATTCCGATTGGTAAATATGTAAGTTTTTCTTTCCAGCAACGGTATGATGTTAAGTATTCTATGGATAGAGAAAGAGATTATGCAATAAATATCAACAGAGGATGCTGGAACGGAAGAATTTCTTACAGATGGGTTAAAAACTACGACGGCTCTATAGATTATCAGGTTATGTTTGTGGTGAATTTGCTTAAGTTGGGAAGTTATGGGTATAGGTTTGCGGGAAGGAAAGAGGATTAA
- a CDS encoding ABC1 kinase family protein, giving the protein MIKRLYQITGTLFFCFYEKIPLSFLLFPLFLPYRKLLRHPPPQRLRTACENLGATFIKLGQILSTRVDLLPPEYIKELQKLQDSVPPVPLKTLLPKDFYKNFTEIEETPIGSGSVAQVHRAKLKTGEEVAVKIIKPDAEKTIKTDMKILKTTLSLLSFLPIVRELKLKQVAEELETILLDELDLSREASYLEMFKNFSKEEKYLYVPKVIWRLTNEKILVTEFINGIKLTEFIEKYGTDKELAENFVKLVNKMVFEFNVFHGDLHPGNIFITKDKKFALVDFGIVGRLTPDTASHFFLFSLGVMEKDPDIIVEALERINVLPPNINVPLLKREILKFLDKYYNRPLSSIDAEKIFYEELSAARKFKIVLPEELVILMKTIAHTESIARLIYPDFRLPPLLKPYLKKLLPKFAVKEIKRRTIKTALFIDKTLNSLLERKTEKGTNQNSLILPALLISYGIVLAIKPIMFLPFILISTATYKLFKSS; this is encoded by the coding sequence ATGATAAAAAGGCTCTACCAGATAACAGGAACGCTCTTTTTCTGCTTCTATGAAAAAATCCCCCTCTCTTTCCTCCTCTTCCCTCTCTTCCTCCCTTACAGGAAACTCCTCCGCCACCCACCGCCCCAAAGGCTCAGAACAGCATGCGAAAACTTAGGTGCAACCTTTATAAAATTAGGACAGATACTCTCAACAAGAGTTGACCTACTTCCGCCCGAATACATAAAAGAACTCCAAAAACTGCAAGATAGCGTCCCCCCTGTCCCTTTGAAAACTCTACTACCAAAAGATTTCTACAAAAACTTCACAGAGATAGAAGAAACTCCCATAGGTTCAGGTTCCGTCGCTCAAGTCCACAGAGCAAAACTCAAAACAGGCGAAGAAGTTGCAGTAAAAATAATCAAGCCAGATGCAGAAAAAACAATCAAAACCGACATGAAAATCCTCAAAACCACACTCTCTCTCCTCTCCTTCCTACCAATAGTCAGAGAACTAAAACTCAAACAGGTTGCAGAAGAGTTAGAAACCATCCTGTTAGACGAGTTAGACCTTTCAAGAGAAGCTTCCTATCTTGAAATGTTCAAAAACTTTTCAAAAGAAGAAAAATATCTCTACGTCCCAAAAGTTATCTGGAGACTTACAAACGAAAAAATCTTAGTTACAGAATTCATAAACGGAATAAAACTAACAGAATTCATAGAAAAGTACGGAACAGACAAAGAATTAGCCGAAAACTTCGTCAAATTGGTAAATAAAATGGTTTTTGAGTTTAACGTCTTTCACGGAGACCTTCACCCCGGAAATATCTTCATAACAAAAGATAAGAAATTCGCCCTCGTAGATTTCGGAATAGTAGGAAGGTTAACCCCAGACACTGCTTCCCACTTCTTTCTTTTCTCCTTAGGCGTAATGGAAAAAGACCCGGATATAATTGTAGAAGCCCTTGAAAGAATTAACGTTCTTCCACCAAATATTAACGTTCCCCTTCTAAAAAGAGAAATTCTCAAATTTTTAGATAAGTACTACAACCGCCCCCTATCATCAATAGACGCAGAAAAAATCTTTTACGAAGAACTCTCAGCAGCAAGAAAGTTCAAAATAGTTCTACCGGAAGAATTGGTAATACTCATGAAAACCATAGCACACACCGAATCAATAGCAAGATTAATATACCCTGACTTCAGACTCCCTCCACTACTTAAACCCTACCTCAAAAAACTACTACCCAAATTTGCCGTAAAAGAAATCAAAAGAAGAACCATAAAAACAGCTCTTTTTATTGACAAAACGTTAAACAGCCTATTAGAACGAAAAACAGAAAAAGGAACAAACCAGAATTCTCTGATACTTCCCGCTCTACTGATAAGCTACGGCATAGTATTAGCCATTAAGCCTATTATGTTCCTACCCTTTATTCTCATCTCTACTGCTACCTACAAACTCTTTAAAAGCAGTTAA
- a CDS encoding shikimate kinase, whose product MKIALAGFMGCGKSSVGKVVAKELGWKFLDLDEEIERVTGKKIREIFESGGEEKFRRVEREVLESVLNREGNLVISLGGGTPTWGDNLSLLKEKALLIYLDTPFDVLWKRIEGDRERPLASLGKEKVKALFERRKKFYEEADLIVDTSGKSVEDVAEEVLTAFKEFVGSSRDENKG is encoded by the coding sequence ATGAAAATTGCTTTAGCTGGGTTTATGGGATGTGGAAAAAGTAGCGTTGGTAAAGTAGTTGCAAAAGAGTTAGGGTGGAAGTTTTTAGACCTTGATGAAGAGATTGAGAGAGTTACAGGTAAGAAAATAAGGGAAATTTTTGAAAGTGGTGGAGAGGAAAAGTTTAGAAGGGTGGAAAGAGAAGTATTGGAAAGTGTTTTGAATAGGGAAGGTAACCTTGTTATTTCGTTAGGTGGAGGAACGCCTACGTGGGGGGATAATCTGTCCTTGTTGAAGGAGAAAGCGTTGTTGATTTACCTTGATACGCCTTTTGACGTTTTATGGAAAAGGATAGAGGGAGATAGAGAGAGACCGCTTGCCTCTTTGGGAAAGGAGAAAGTGAAAGCCTTGTTTGAGAGGAGGAAGAAGTTTTACGAAGAGGCGGATTTAATTGTTGATACTTCAGGTAAGTCTGTTGAGGATGTGGCTGAGGAAGTTTTAACTGCTTTTAAAGAGTTTGTAGGTAGCAGTAGAGATGAGAATAAAGGGTAG
- a CDS encoding TIGR00725 family protein, with the protein MRNVAVIGDGNVEPGSELYNVAFEVGKLIAKRGYVLVCGGLYGVMEAAAKGAKMGGGLTVGILPGYEFNANPYIDVQIPTGMYQARNVLVVASSKVIIAVGGSYGTLSEIGHALKLGKKVIGYKTWGIKGIERYEERGSFLSAVTNNI; encoded by the coding sequence GTGAGGAACGTAGCAGTTATAGGTGATGGGAACGTTGAACCAGGTAGTGAGCTTTATAATGTGGCTTTTGAAGTTGGAAAATTGATAGCGAAGAGAGGATACGTTTTAGTTTGTGGGGGTCTTTATGGGGTTATGGAAGCTGCTGCTAAAGGTGCGAAGATGGGAGGGGGATTAACGGTTGGGATATTACCAGGTTATGAGTTTAACGCTAATCCTTACATAGATGTTCAAATTCCTACCGGTATGTATCAAGCGAGGAACGTGTTGGTTGTTGCTTCTTCAAAAGTTATAATTGCCGTTGGTGGTAGTTACGGAACGTTGAGTGAAATAGGTCATGCTTTGAAGTTGGGGAAAAAGGTTATCGGTTATAAAACTTGGGGGATAAAAGGAATTGAAAGGTATGAGGAGAGGGGTTCTTTTCTTAGTGCTGTTACTAATAACATTTAA
- a CDS encoding KaiC domain-containing protein, whose amino-acid sequence MADYQFSDRQPQVMKDYVYVLGEAVKKAPELRGVPTGVKGLDDLFFKVEWEDGKPVRKSLGGIPEYAVVNLTGMPDTGKSLIAEQFTIKQASLGQKVCFVTVESPASFVAAGLRERATAMGVNFEEIENNIILIDAASNARLRDDVPTMLDTLAYVYRTYRCHRTVIDSITGLYEAKEMLARSIVRAFFNFMKKWYQTAIFVSQKRSGHDELSAEAAGGYAVGHIVDCTMVLSKEILLSPSRAKAFKKELGDILRLFRIDGCRLCGHDTKIHLMEITELGLVEIKEPLVDYLRGKAK is encoded by the coding sequence ATGGCGGATTATCAGTTTTCCGACAGGCAACCGCAGGTAATGAAAGACTACGTTTACGTTTTAGGGGAAGCTGTTAAGAAAGCGCCTGAACTAAGAGGCGTGCCTACGGGAGTTAAAGGGCTTGATGATTTGTTTTTTAAAGTAGAGTGGGAAGACGGTAAGCCTGTTAGGAAGTCTCTTGGTGGAATTCCTGAATACGCTGTTGTTAACTTGACGGGCATGCCAGATACAGGTAAGAGTTTGATTGCTGAGCAGTTTACTATAAAACAGGCTTCTTTGGGGCAGAAGGTATGTTTTGTAACAGTGGAAAGTCCTGCTTCGTTCGTTGCAGCAGGTTTAAGGGAAAGAGCAACGGCTATGGGAGTAAATTTTGAAGAAATAGAGAACAATATCATACTGATAGATGCTGCAAGTAATGCTCGTTTGAGAGATGATGTTCCTACGATGCTTGATACTCTTGCTTACGTTTATAGAACCTATCGTTGTCATAGAACTGTAATTGATTCTATTACTGGACTTTACGAGGCTAAGGAGATGCTTGCTCGTTCCATTGTTAGAGCTTTCTTTAACTTTATGAAGAAGTGGTATCAGACAGCAATTTTCGTTTCTCAGAAAAGAAGTGGGCATGATGAGCTTTCGGCTGAGGCTGCTGGAGGCTACGCAGTAGGTCATATAGTTGACTGCACTATGGTACTTTCTAAAGAGATTCTTCTTTCTCCTTCAAGGGCAAAAGCGTTTAAGAAAGAGTTAGGGGATATCTTGAGGCTGTTCAGAATTGATGGTTGTAGATTGTGTGGTCATGATACTAAGATTCATTTAATGGAGATTACGGAGTTAGGGCTTGTTGAGATAAAGGAACCACTTGTTGACTACCTGAGGGGTAAGGCTAAGTGA
- a CDS encoding phosphoglucomutase/phosphomannomutase family protein: MIKFGTDGWRGVISKDFTFDNLKKVAVAHALYLKELGAERVVVGYDLRFLSEEYGRFVAGIFADMGFEVVLSKTFSPTPAVSHATKYAGFDNGIVITASHNHGKYNGYKVKESFGGAATTEFTRGIESKLEEAEKFLDEVKGSGDFEVEDIVTPYVEGVRQQLELSLFKEKAVEIVHDPMFGAQQGLLSRAVEGTKTRVVSIHSYRDPLFGGKHPEPIVEKNILALKEVVRAKRADVGIAHDGDGDRVGIVDEKGSFVNSQIVYTLLLQHVIRNKGVRNGIVVKTVSTGYLVDRVCRAEGIELKEVPVGFKNISEVALKEKVMFGGEESGGYAFMDYLPERDGLLMGLLIVEKMLAEGKSVSEMVKALFKEFGEAYYLRRDLPVTEEERENLEKLKKNPPEKWNDLVVDRVITIDGLKIIFKDDSWILFRPSGTEPVFRVYAETPSVERTRELLEWGCKLVKSN, from the coding sequence ATGATAAAGTTTGGAACTGACGGCTGGAGGGGCGTTATATCAAAGGATTTTACGTTTGATAATCTGAAAAAGGTTGCCGTTGCGCATGCGCTTTACCTGAAAGAGTTGGGCGCTGAAAGGGTTGTTGTTGGTTACGATTTAAGGTTTCTGTCTGAAGAGTATGGGAGGTTTGTGGCGGGGATTTTTGCAGACATGGGATTTGAGGTTGTTCTATCCAAGACTTTTTCACCTACTCCTGCAGTTTCTCACGCTACTAAATATGCTGGTTTTGATAATGGGATAGTTATTACTGCTTCTCATAACCACGGTAAGTATAACGGCTATAAAGTAAAAGAATCTTTCGGTGGGGCTGCGACTACAGAGTTTACAAGGGGAATAGAAAGTAAGTTAGAAGAGGCGGAAAAGTTTTTGGATGAAGTGAAGGGAAGTGGGGATTTTGAAGTTGAAGATATTGTCACTCCTTACGTTGAAGGAGTTAGACAGCAATTGGAGTTATCCCTTTTTAAAGAGAAAGCTGTAGAGATAGTTCATGACCCCATGTTTGGTGCTCAGCAAGGACTACTTTCAAGAGCTGTTGAAGGAACAAAAACAAGGGTTGTTTCTATTCATTCCTATAGAGACCCGCTGTTTGGCGGTAAGCATCCTGAGCCTATAGTTGAAAAAAATATTTTAGCTTTAAAAGAGGTTGTTAGGGCTAAAAGAGCGGATGTAGGTATTGCTCACGATGGAGATGGGGATAGAGTTGGTATAGTTGATGAAAAAGGAAGTTTTGTTAATTCTCAAATTGTTTACACTCTTTTGCTTCAGCATGTTATAAGGAACAAAGGGGTAAGAAATGGAATTGTGGTAAAAACTGTTTCAACAGGTTATTTAGTTGATAGGGTTTGTAGAGCTGAAGGTATTGAGTTGAAAGAGGTACCTGTTGGATTTAAGAATATTTCTGAAGTTGCTTTAAAAGAAAAGGTTATGTTTGGTGGAGAGGAAAGTGGTGGTTATGCTTTTATGGACTACTTGCCAGAAAGAGATGGTCTTTTAATGGGACTTTTGATAGTTGAGAAGATGCTTGCAGAAGGTAAAAGCGTTTCTGAAATGGTTAAGGCACTCTTTAAAGAGTTCGGAGAAGCTTACTACCTGAGGAGAGACCTGCCTGTTACTGAAGAAGAAAGAGAGAACTTAGAAAAGTTAAAAAAGAATCCTCCTGAAAAGTGGAACGATTTGGTTGTTGACAGGGTAATAACGATTGATGGTTTAAAGATTATATTTAAAGATGATTCCTGGATACTGTTTAGACCTTCTGGTACAGAACCGGTATTCAGGGTTTACGCTGAAACTCCGAGTGTTGAAAGAACGAGGGAACTGTTGGAGTGGGGTTGTAAATTAGTGAAATCTAATTAG
- a CDS encoding MBL fold metallo-hydrolase — MESITILYDNKAVEGFTADWGFSALIETDEETLLFDTGAKPEILKENGEKAGVDWQSIDFIFISHNHWDHTGGLPFILQVTNQPELVIPETDLEYFEELAGEKAICVPVNAPTYISEKFISTGIMATGMENPAAEHSLIFQSSKGFILITGCSHPGIVEIAKRATTICGEKLLLTIGGFHLYKKDAAEIEEIAQQLKNFTEYVAPCHCTGDLGIEIFKTLWKERFIEAKAGVEIPLQEA; from the coding sequence ATGGAATCCATAACTATCCTTTACGATAACAAAGCAGTAGAAGGCTTTACAGCAGATTGGGGATTCAGCGCCTTAATTGAAACAGACGAAGAAACTCTCCTCTTCGATACAGGCGCAAAACCCGAAATTCTCAAAGAAAATGGAGAAAAAGCTGGCGTTGACTGGCAATCAATAGACTTTATCTTCATTTCCCACAACCATTGGGACCACACCGGCGGTCTCCCGTTCATCTTACAGGTAACAAACCAGCCTGAGCTTGTTATTCCAGAAACAGACTTAGAATACTTTGAAGAGTTAGCCGGAGAAAAAGCCATTTGCGTTCCCGTAAACGCTCCAACATACATAAGCGAAAAGTTCATATCAACAGGAATAATGGCAACCGGCATGGAAAACCCGGCTGCCGAACACTCCCTGATTTTCCAATCTTCCAAAGGCTTCATTCTCATAACAGGATGCTCACATCCCGGAATAGTTGAAATAGCAAAAAGAGCAACAACCATCTGCGGAGAAAAACTCCTGCTAACCATAGGCGGTTTCCACCTCTACAAAAAAGACGCAGCAGAAATAGAAGAAATAGCGCAACAACTTAAAAATTTCACAGAATACGTAGCGCCCTGCCACTGCACAGGCGATTTAGGAATAGAAATATTTAAAACTCTCTGGAAAGAACGTTTCATAGAAGCCAAAGCCGGCGTAGAAATTCCCCTACAGGAGGCATAA
- the ffh gene encoding signal recognition particle protein gives MFDALAEKIQSTIEKLGRKGKIDKETLEKGLREIKLALLEADVNYKVVAKFINDIKEKALGADVTKGVTAAQQLVKIVYDELVQALGGEEAKLNLKNKPAVILLIGLQGSGKTTTAAKLAKYLKKQGKKVLLTSADVYRPAAMLQLKKLGDQIGVPVFLEENEKDAVKIAKDALNKAKSEDYDVLIIDTAGRLHIDEELLEEARKIKEATNPDETLFVIDSMTGQESVNIAKAFDEAVGMTGIILTKMDSDARGGVALSVKGVTGKPIKFAGVGEKIDDFQPFYPDRVASRILGMGDVVTLVEKAQEVIDEKEALSMQEKLLSGEFTLEDFRKQLKMIQKLGPLHQIMRMIPGLGSQKILKQLEQAIDDKKLKRIEAIIDSMTPEERRNHAIINASRKRRIARGSGTSVKEVDALLKQFVQAKMAMKQMRKMQKKMAKKGGGGKFPFPFF, from the coding sequence ATGTTTGACGCTTTAGCAGAAAAGATTCAATCAACGATAGAAAAATTAGGAAGAAAAGGCAAGATAGATAAAGAAACATTAGAAAAAGGATTAAGAGAAATAAAGTTAGCTCTCCTTGAAGCAGACGTTAACTATAAAGTTGTCGCAAAGTTTATAAACGACATAAAAGAAAAAGCTTTAGGTGCAGACGTAACCAAAGGCGTTACCGCAGCACAGCAATTAGTAAAAATCGTTTACGACGAATTAGTTCAAGCATTAGGTGGAGAAGAGGCAAAACTAAACCTAAAAAACAAGCCGGCAGTTATCTTGCTGATAGGTCTTCAAGGTTCAGGAAAAACCACAACAGCTGCCAAATTAGCTAAATATCTAAAGAAGCAGGGCAAAAAAGTTCTCCTCACATCGGCAGACGTTTACCGTCCTGCAGCAATGCTTCAGCTTAAAAAGTTAGGTGACCAGATAGGCGTTCCCGTATTCTTAGAAGAAAACGAAAAAGATGCAGTAAAAATAGCTAAAGACGCCCTGAACAAAGCAAAAAGTGAAGATTACGACGTTCTAATCATTGATACCGCAGGAAGACTTCACATAGATGAAGAACTCTTAGAGGAAGCAAGAAAAATTAAGGAAGCTACAAATCCCGATGAAACGCTCTTTGTAATTGACTCAATGACCGGTCAAGAATCGGTAAACATAGCCAAAGCCTTTGACGAAGCCGTAGGAATGACCGGAATTATTCTTACAAAGATGGATTCCGACGCAAGAGGTGGCGTAGCTTTATCTGTCAAAGGCGTTACCGGTAAACCTATAAAGTTTGCAGGCGTCGGAGAAAAAATAGACGATTTCCAACCTTTCTATCCAGATAGAGTCGCTTCAAGAATCTTAGGCATGGGAGACGTCGTAACGCTCGTAGAAAAAGCGCAGGAAGTTATAGACGAAAAAGAAGCTCTATCAATGCAAGAAAAACTCCTCTCCGGCGAGTTCACCCTTGAAGATTTCCGCAAACAACTAAAAATGATTCAAAAGTTAGGACCTTTACATCAAATAATGAGAATGATTCCAGGACTCGGCAGCCAGAAGATACTGAAACAGTTAGAACAGGCAATAGACGACAAAAAGCTCAAAAGGATAGAAGCAATCATAGATTCAATGACTCCTGAAGAGAGAAGAAACCACGCAATAATCAATGCAAGCAGAAAGAGAAGAATAGCAAGAGGAAGCGGAACAAGCGTCAAAGAAGTGGACGCCCTGTTAAAGCAGTTCGTTCAGGCAAAAATGGCTATGAAACAGATGAGAAAGATGCAGAAGAAGATGGCTAAAAAGGGTGGAGGCGGAAAGTTTCCATTTCCCTTCTTTTAA
- the rpsP gene encoding 30S ribosomal protein S16, which yields MVKIRLKKMGRKKLPVYKIVVMEAMSKRDGKAVDILGTYNPKSKELQVDVEKVKEWLSKGAQPTERVASLLKKVVQ from the coding sequence TTGGTAAAGATAAGACTCAAAAAGATGGGAAGAAAGAAACTTCCAGTTTATAAAATCGTGGTAATGGAAGCTATGTCAAAAAGAGATGGAAAGGCTGTAGATATCTTAGGAACTTACAACCCTAAATCCAAAGAACTTCAGGTTGATGTAGAGAAAGTTAAAGAATGGCTCTCTAAAGGTGCTCAACCTACAGAAAGAGTTGCTTCTCTTCTCAAGAAGGTAGTTCAATAA
- a CDS encoding KH domain-containing protein, protein MSALKEMVECVAKRLVDNPDAVSVTETEGERTIVIELKVDAKDLGKVIGRQGRTAKALRTLLSAAATKMGKRAVLEIIE, encoded by the coding sequence ATGTCTGCTCTCAAAGAAATGGTAGAGTGTGTAGCTAAAAGATTAGTTGACAATCCTGATGCTGTATCTGTAACAGAAACGGAAGGTGAAAGAACTATTGTTATTGAACTCAAAGTTGATGCAAAAGACTTAGGAAAAGTTATTGGAAGACAGGGAAGAACCGCAAAAGCATTGAGAACCCTTCTTTCTGCCGCTGCAACAAAAATGGGCAAAAGAGCTGTTCTTGAAATAATTGAGTAG